Within the Myxococcota bacterium genome, the region CTGCACCTTCTCGAGCGCGGCGAAGATCGCCTCCAGGTCCTGGCGCCCGCCGCGCACGTCGTCGCGCATGGCCAGCGTCTCCTGCGCGATGCGCTTGGACTCGTCCTCGAGCTGGCGGATCAGCGCCTCGATCTGGTCGGCCGAGCCGCCCGCGCTCTCGGCCAGCTTGCGGATCTCCTCGGCGACCACCGAGAAGCCGCGGCCCGCGTCGCCCGCGCGCGCGGCCTCGATCGAGGCGTTCAGCGACAAGAGGTGCGTCTTCTCGACGACGCTGGTGATCATCTCGGTGACCCGGTGCACCGACTGGATCTTGCCCTCGAAGCTCTCCACCCGGTGGCCCGCCTGCTCGATCTTCTCGAACAGGCTCTGCATCTTGGTCTGCGAGCGGCGAGACACTTCCACGCCCGCGGTCGAGCGCTGGTTGGCCTCGCCGGTGAGCGCCGAAGCGCGGCGCGCAGCCTCGGCGTTGGCGCGCAGCGACTCCGCGATGTCGTGCACGCGGCCGCGGATCTGCTCCACGTCCTTCTGCTGCGCCGTGGCGCCCGACGCGACGCCCTCCATGGTCGCGCCCAACGAGTGACTCGTGCTGTTCACGCTCTGCGACGAGCTGGCCACGTCGCGCGAGCTCTGCGCCACCTCGTCGGCCGCGCGCTGGATGTGCTCCACCAGCTCGCGCAGCTTCTGCAGCATCACGTCGACCGAGCGCGCCAGGTCCACCGTCTCGTCGGGGAAGCGCCGGCCCGCCTCGATGTCGACCTCCGCGGTAAGGTCACCGCGGCTGATCCGGTCGGTGCAGGCGCGCAGCGTCCTGAAGTTGGCGGTGAGCTGACCCGCGTAGATCCAGCCCAGCCCCACGCCCAGCAGCATGGCCACGAAGAACGCGCCCCAGCCGGGGGCGCCCAGCAGGTGCAACGCGGGAGTGATTCCCGCGCCGACGGCGGTGGCCGCGGTGAAGCCGAGCACGAGTTTCTGGGACAGGTCGAGACGCACGAGGCCTTCCAACCCGCGCAGTTTTCCCAGCAAGATGCGGGCGCTGGCTACTTCTCGGAGCCTTTCGGAGACGCCTTGAAGTGTTGGAAGCCTTTCGTGCTCATCTGGACCGGACGGCCCGACCGGGTGATCACGAGGCCGGGCCGGGCGGTGATGACGCCGATCTCGCTCACGCGACATCCGAGTCGCTGCCCGAGCACGGCGGCGCTGGGCGCGGACTTCTTCGCCGTGAACAGCAGCTCGTAGTCTTCACCGCCAGTCAGCGCCTGCGCGAGCGTGGCCCCGCGCATCACCGGCACTGTCTCGAGCGCGATCCGGGCGCCCACCCCGCTCTCTTCGCACAGGTGACCCAGGTCCTGCGCCAGGCCGTCCGAGATGTCGATCGCAGCACGCGACAGGCGCGCCTCTACCAGGGCGGCTCCGGCCGCGAGCCGCGGCTCCGGCGCCTGCTGTCGCCGCGCGAGCCGGCGGTCGAGCGGCGTGCGCAGGCGCCCGCGTTCGAGCCGCGCGAGGCCCGCGGCCGCGCCGCCGAGCGTGCCGGTCACGAACACGCGCTCGCCCGGCCGCGCGGCGCTGCGCAAGAGCGCCCTGCCCCGCGCCACCGCACCGATCGCGGTCACCGTGGCGCTGAACTGGCGCGCGCGCACGACGTCGCCGCCCACCAGCGGACAGCGACTCGCGCGGGCCAGCGACAGGAAGCCCGACAGGAAGCCCTCGAGTCTCGTCGCCGCCAATCCGGAGGGCAGCGCCAGGGTCAAGAGACATCCGACCGGCCGCGCGCCCATCGCGCTCACGTCGGACAGGTTCACGGCCAGCGCCTTGTGACCCACGCGCCTCGGGTCACTGGATCGCCAGCGGAAATGCACGTCCTCGACCAGCGCGTCGGTCGTGAGCACGAGCTCCTCGCCGGCCCGCGGCGTCAGCACCGCGGCATCGTCGCCGATCGCCACGCGCCAGGGCGACGAGCCGCGCGTGTCTCGCGCGGCCCTCCTCCGGATCGCTTCGATCAGCCCGAACTCACCCAGCGCCCGCGGGTCCACGCGCGCGAGGTTACTGCAAGCGCCGCAGGCGCGCGCACAGCGCTAAGACCGGATGATCGCGGGCGTGGTCCGTGCCGGCGCGCGGCGCGGGCGGCGCTTGGCGAGGATCGGCTCGGTGAGCGCGAGGTCGAGCACTTCGTCCATGGTGCGCACGAAGTGGAACTCGAGCTTGCGTGCGAGCTCGGGCGGCACGTCTTCGAGGTCGTGCTGGTTCGCCTCGGGCAGGATCACGTGGCGCAGGCCGCGGCGCTGCGCGGCGAGCACCTTCTCGCGCACGCCGCCCACGGGCAGCACGCGGCCGCGCAGAGTCACTTCGCCGGTCATGGTCCACTCGGAGCGCACCGGAATGCCGGTCAAGAGCGAGACGATCGCGGTCGCCATGGTGATGCCCGCCGACGGGCCGTCCTTGGGCGTGGCGCCGGCCGGCACGTGCACGTGGATCTCGTGCTTGGCCAGGCCCTCGGCGATGCCGAGCTCGGTGCCGCGCCAGCGCACGTAGGACAGGGCCGCCTGCGCCGACTCCTTCATCACGTCGCCGAGCTGGCCCGTGAGGATGAGTCCGCGGCCGCGGACCATGGTGGCCTCGACCACCAACACCTCGCCGCCCGTCTCGGTCCAGGCCAGGCCGCGCGCCAGGCCGGCTTCGGCGGCACGCGGGATCGACTCACCCAGGAGCGGCGGCGGGCCGAGCGACGCGCGCAGGTTGCGCAGCGTGACCGACACGTGCTTCGTCTCGCCCTCGGCGATGCGCCGGGCGATCTTGCGCAGGAGCCGCCCCAGCTCGCGCTCCAGGCCGCGCACGCCGGCCTCCTGCGTGTAGCCCGAAATCACGTCGCGGACCGCCGCGCGTGAGACCTGCACGCGGTCGGCCGTGAGTCCGCACTCCTCGACCTGGCGCGGCAAGAGATAGCGCCGGGCGATGACCTCCTTCTCCTCGGGCGTGTAACCCGGGAGGCGGATCACCTCCATGCGGTCGAACAACGCGCGCGGGATCGGGTCGATCAGATTCGCGGTGGCGATGAACAGCGTCTTCGACAGGTCGTAGGGCACGTTCAGGTAGTGGTCGCGGAAGGTGTGGTTCTGCTCGGGGTCGAGCACCTCGAGCAGCGCCGCCGCCGGGTCACCGCGGTAGTCGGCGCCGATCTTGTCGATCTCGTCGAGCAGGAAGATCGGGTTGCTCGTGCCCGCCTGGCGCATGCCCTGGATGATCCGGCCCGGCAGGGCGCCCACGTAGGTGCGGCGGTGGCCGCGGATCTCCGCCTCGTCGCGCATGCCGCCGAGCGACATGCGCACGAAGCCACGCCCCATGGCCTGCGCGATCGAGCGCCCGAGCGAGGTCTTGCCCACGCCCGGGGGGCCCACGAGACACAGGATGGGGCCCTTGCCCGCGGTCGAGCCGCGCAGCTTGTGCACGGCGAGAAACTCGAGGATCCGCTCCTTCACGCGGTTGAGATAGGCGTGGTCGCGCTCCAGCACCTCGCGCGCGTGCGCCAGGTCGAGATTGTCGTCCGAGACCTTGGCCCAGGGCAGCTCGGTGACCCACTCCAGGTAGCTGCGAATCACCTGGGTCTCGGAAGAGTCCGGGTGCATGCGCGCCAGGCGGTCGAGCTGGCGGTCGGCCTCGGCGCGCGCCTCCTCGTTCATGCCGCTGGCGGCGATCTTGGCGCGCAGCTCGTCCTGCTCGGAGCGGCGGTCGGCGCCCTCGCCCAGCTCCTCCTGGATCTGGCGCATCTGCTCGCGCAGGAACTGCTCGCGCTGGTAGCGCGACAGCTCCTCGCGCGCGGCGGTCTGGATCTCGGCCTGCACCGAGGAGACGGCCATCTCGCGCCGCAGGAGTGAGTCGATCTTGCGCAGCCGGCGCACGGAGTCGCCGATCTCGAGGATCTCCTGGGCCTCCTCCACGCGCAGGCGCAGGTTCGAGGCCACCAGGTCCGCGAGCCGGCCCGGGTCGTCCACGCTGCCGGTCACCGACAGGATCTCGGGCGGCAGGTGCTTCAGCGGCAGGAGCTCCTCGAGCTTCTCGCGCACGCCGCGCACCAGCGCCTCGACCTCGACGCTGACCTCGCTCGCGGGCTCCTCGGGCAGCGCCTCGACCTGCACGTCGATGTGCGGCTCGGTGCGCAGGTAGTGAGTCACCTTGATCTTCGACAGGCCCTGCACCAGGACCTTCAGCCGGCCGTCGGGCAGGCGCATCATGCGCATGATCATCCCGACCACGCCGACCGCGTACAGGTCGTCGGGACCCGGGTCGTCGACCTCGGGGTCGCGCTGCGTCACGAGCGCCAGCAGGCGGTCGCCCTCGATCGCCGTCTCGATCGCGTGCGCGGAGACTTCGCGCCCGACGAACAAGGGCAGGATCATCGAGGGAAAGACGACGGCGTCGCGAATGGGCAAGAGCGGGAGCTGGGCAGGGACCTCGAACGCGCCGGGGGCTTCGCTTTCCACGAAGGTCGAATCGACGCGCGCACCCGCGATCTTGATCTATTGCGGCGCGGCGGGCGGCGTGGTGGCGATGATGGCGTTGTCTTTCACGGTCAGGAACTCGAGTGACTTCTTCGCGCCGCCCGTGGAGTCGAACGACGAGAGCCCGCTCACG harbors:
- the lon gene encoding endopeptidase La — protein: MESEAPGAFEVPAQLPLLPIRDAVVFPSMILPLFVGREVSAHAIETAIEGDRLLALVTQRDPEVDDPGPDDLYAVGVVGMIMRMMRLPDGRLKVLVQGLSKIKVTHYLRTEPHIDVQVEALPEEPASEVSVEVEALVRGVREKLEELLPLKHLPPEILSVTGSVDDPGRLADLVASNLRLRVEEAQEILEIGDSVRRLRKIDSLLRREMAVSSVQAEIQTAAREELSRYQREQFLREQMRQIQEELGEGADRRSEQDELRAKIAASGMNEEARAEADRQLDRLARMHPDSSETQVIRSYLEWVTELPWAKVSDDNLDLAHAREVLERDHAYLNRVKERILEFLAVHKLRGSTAGKGPILCLVGPPGVGKTSLGRSIAQAMGRGFVRMSLGGMRDEAEIRGHRRTYVGALPGRIIQGMRQAGTSNPIFLLDEIDKIGADYRGDPAAALLEVLDPEQNHTFRDHYLNVPYDLSKTLFIATANLIDPIPRALFDRMEVIRLPGYTPEEKEVIARRYLLPRQVEECGLTADRVQVSRAAVRDVISGYTQEAGVRGLERELGRLLRKIARRIAEGETKHVSVTLRNLRASLGPPPLLGESIPRAAEAGLARGLAWTETGGEVLVVEATMVRGRGLILTGQLGDVMKESAQAALSYVRWRGTELGIAEGLAKHEIHVHVPAGATPKDGPSAGITMATAIVSLLTGIPVRSEWTMTGEVTLRGRVLPVGGVREKVLAAQRRGLRHVILPEANQHDLEDVPPELARKLEFHFVRTMDEVLDLALTEPILAKRRPRRAPARTTPAIIRS
- the thiL gene encoding thiamine-phosphate kinase, translating into MDPRALGEFGLIEAIRRRAARDTRGSSPWRVAIGDDAAVLTPRAGEELVLTTDALVEDVHFRWRSSDPRRVGHKALAVNLSDVSAMGARPVGCLLTLALPSGLAATRLEGFLSGFLSLARASRCPLVGGDVVRARQFSATVTAIGAVARGRALLRSAARPGERVFVTGTLGGAAAGLARLERGRLRTPLDRRLARRQQAPEPRLAAGAALVEARLSRAAIDISDGLAQDLGHLCEESGVGARIALETVPVMRGATLAQALTGGEDYELLFTAKKSAPSAAVLGQRLGCRVSEIGVITARPGLVITRSGRPVQMSTKGFQHFKASPKGSEK
- a CDS encoding methyl-accepting chemotaxis protein, with translation MLGKLRGLEGLVRLDLSQKLVLGFTAATAVGAGITPALHLLGAPGWGAFFVAMLLGVGLGWIYAGQLTANFRTLRACTDRISRGDLTAEVDIEAGRRFPDETVDLARSVDVMLQKLRELVEHIQRAADEVAQSSRDVASSSQSVNSTSHSLGATMEGVASGATAQQKDVEQIRGRVHDIAESLRANAEAARRASALTGEANQRSTAGVEVSRRSQTKMQSLFEKIEQAGHRVESFEGKIQSVHRVTEMITSVVEKTHLLSLNASIEAARAGDAGRGFSVVAEEIRKLAESAGGSADQIEALIRQLEDESKRIAQETLAMRDDVRGGRQDLEAIFAALEKVQGAVTEASQRAEEITRHASKEAAESERIVGDVERIAAVVGQNAKAVNEMRTGLGAQTRTVEQMVRQAARLSDMSVQLGEVARRFRTR